The stretch of DNA GGCGAGCCGAGTCGCTCTCTCGACCGTGGATTGCTCCAAGCGGACCATTTCGCGGGTGGTGTAGCTGGGGACGCGATCTTTATCTTGGAGCCTGACGATTTCCCGGCTAGTTGTGAGTTCTTGTTCGACCGCATCGGCAACATCGTCGATCCCGATTCCCTGGCATTGAGCTTCGATCGCCGCAAGTTCTAAAAGTTCGTTGCGGGTGAAGCGGGCTTGGTGATCAAGTAGCATCGAAAGAGACCTGGCAACGGCATTCTTGGATCCGGTTAGCTTTTCGTCGGCCGATAGAGACCGAGCTTCGCCGAACAGCTTGGTTACTTCTTGTGCGCCGAATCCCCAGACGCTTGCTTGCTCTCGCCAGGCGACGTCGAGCTCGCGGCGTGTGTGTTTGGTTTTCCCTTGACGCGTCACCAGCGCCGCCTTCTCGGCGGCCCGGGCGCCAGAGAGGCCGGTTCGGCGAAGCCAGTCCTCGATCTCGGTGCGGCGTTTGCTCATCGCTTTTACGAGCCCCAGCGGAACGCCCGTGACCTCCCACCAGCTGACCGGTTCGTCTCGGCCTTCCTTCTGCGGGCGATAAGTTTCAACGCCAAGTTCTTCTCGGAGCAACATCGACGCTTCGGCACGAAAGAGACTTCCGAGAGCATTCTTCATCCGACGAGCGAAGAGAGGCCTCGCGTCCACCGACCCGCTCGTGCCATCGACGCGTAGCGCCACGTTTGGCATTACGCAGTGGTAGTGGCGGTTGGCGTCGGGCGCCTCGCCCGGGATGCCGCGCGCCGTGTCGTGGCTGAAGACGGCGAAGAGGATCTTGGCGCTTTCGGTGACCTGCGACCCCTTCCCACGCCTCGTCTTGCCACAAAGCTCCTCTACCACCCCAAGCGTCCGGAGTATGGCAAGCTCGGCGACAGCGTCCAGCTTCTTCCGCTCGGCCTCGGATGCCTGACTCCACAACACACTAAAACTCTTCGGGAGTGAGAACGTGAGGTCGAACCCGGCCCGGCGTCCCCGCACGCCCCGCTGGTTTTGGACCAAGGACTTTGTGCCATCAGGGTTCTTACCTTCCAGAAGATTTCGGAAGACGAGGGGGTCCACGTCGCCGCTGAGGCCAAGCATTTCGGCGCCGGCGCCGCGCCACCTGCCGGGCCGAGCGCCGTCCTCGCTGTAGTAGTCGGCGCTCTCGGCTTCGCCAAGGTTCGCGTAGTAGGTGAGTTCGTTATTGGTGGCGCCCAGTGGTTTGAGGGAGAGCATCTTCTTCTTACTCCCCCTCCACCACGGCGTCGTTAAAGTCGCGGCGGAGCCGGATCGTCTCGTCGACCACGAGCTGCATCATGGTTTTGAGGTCGAGGTACTTATGGTCGCTAAACGCGATCCCCGCCATCCGCAGGTACTGCCCAGGGCGCACGCCGCTTTTTAGACACTCTTCAGCGATCTTCTCGGCCTGGGGCCTCGCGAAGCGGATGGTGATTTTTTCGCACTGTTCGACGAGGGATTTCGTGGGTCTAGCCATGCCGGGCGACCTCCCACTCGCGGTCGAGCCGGTCAAGGGCCTCTGCGATCGCCTGCTCGACGAACTTCTTTTTTGGCGTTTTCACGCCGCGCGACTCCATCGTCAGCAGCGCCAGTTTTAGACGCCAGCAGAGCTGCTTTGGGATATCGACGCTTAGCTTCTCTTCTTCGGTTCCTGACGGCGGGGTTGGGATGACGACCGAAAGCGCGACGCTTTGGGCAGTCTTGGTCTTCTTCTTTGTTGGAGGGTTCTTCCGGGTCATAGCCGAAAGTGCCACGACTTCGATTCTTAGTCAAAGCCCACGACCGCCTTTTTCGAGAGGCCCCAACCTTCTTACAAAAGTCGGAAAAACCCTCGTTCGCTCAAACGAGCGACATGACCCTCGCCCCCCAAAACCCTCGTTCGAGCGAACGATCTCGCGACAAGTCCCTCTCCCCCTTGAACCCTAGATTCCACACCTGTGCTCCCTTGGAGCGACAAGCTGAAGGCCTCATAGGGCTAGAGCGCGGAGCGGCGCGGGTTAGAGTGAGACGCCAAGAAATCCAACGATCCCGCTAGTTTGTTGTTGTCGGCAATCTCGGGACGCACTCGCAACTAACGCCGTGATCGTGAGCGACAAATAGCTTCGCTGTCGGCGTCACGAGCAACTGCCACGAAGAGGCTGCCTAGCGTTCTCTGTCGGCAGTCCCTTATGCGACGCTCCGCGCGTTCGGCTCCATACCACGAGTATGAAGCAACGTGAGACGCTTATTTTTGTGGACATCGAAACGGCCGGGATCGGACCCAAGGCCCCGATCATCGAGTTGGCGGCGGTCGCCGTCGAGTCGGGCAGTTATCGCGAGCTCGACGCCCTTGAGATGAAGGTCGCCTTCGAGATGAAGGACGCAAGCCCGCGCTCACTCGGCGTCACGAAGTTCTCGCCCTCGGCATGGCAGCGCTACGCGCTGCCGCCCGAGGACGCCGCCGCCAAACTCGCCGTCTTCCTGCATCGACACGCAACCAAGCAAGTGCTCAGCAAGAAGCCGCCGATGAGCCACCGGGTGGCGAGGTTCGCCGGCTACCACGGGGACTTTGACGCCGTCCGGCTCCGTGACTGGGCGACGCGACTTGGGGTCTACTTGCCCATACGCAGGAGAACGCTCTGCGTGTTGCAGCGGACGCTCTGGTTCTTTGAAGAGAACCAGGGGCTGGCGCCGCCCGAGGACTTCAAACTTGCGACCGTTGCCCAGCATCTGGGCCTTTCGGCGAGGCCGACTCATAGCGCGCTCGACGACGTGCGGGCCACGGTTGAGCTGGCCCGCCGGCTTGCCGAGTACAACCGAATAACTAACACCCGGACGGCGTAAGCCGACCCGTTTACGAAGAGGAGAAGAGAACAACATGACCCAACAAAAAACCCCCATCGGTGAGATCGCCCTCGTGGGCGCCGTCGCCGTGCAGCTCTACTCACGCGTCTACTACGGACGGATCGAGTACTTTGCGGAGATCGGCAAACCTTGGACCAACCGACAGAACGGCGTCACTAAGATCATCCCGCAGATGAAGGGGGCGGCGACCCGCGACTACGTCGCCGCGGCGGAGCTTGCCGCCCAGAAACTTGATGAGCTTCAACGCGCCCAGTTCCAGCACGGCGTCTATACCGCTGCGCAGTCGGTGTCGCCGCTGGAGGGCGAGGCGCTACCTTCACCATCGGAAGAACCCCTCAAACTCAAACTCGCCTAACCTCGCCTCGGCATGGCTCTCGGAGGCGACCGCCGGGTCGCTTGCGAGAGCCCAGGCAGAGTGCGTCGCTGAAGGTTCAGGGCCTTTCTTTTTTGTCGTATTTCACGTCAACCAAAGAGAGGTTTCCCATGGCTAGCTTTAACCGTGTGATCCTGCTCGGCAATCTTACCGCCGACCCGGAGCTACGCTACACCGCTGGCAAGAAAGCGGTCGTCGACGTCGGCATCGCCGTCAACGAGCGCTACAAGAAGGATGACGAGGTCGTCGAGGAGGTGAGCTTCATCGACGTGACGTTCTTCGGCCGGACGGCGGAGATCGTCAACGAGTTCCTCTCGAAGGGCGCCCCGGCGCTCATCGAGGGACGGTTCCGGCAAGAACGGTGGGAGAAAGACGGCCATAAGCGTTCGCGCATCAAGGTCATCGCCGATAGGCTCACGCTCGTCGGCCCCCGCCCCCAGCCGGAGGAAGAGGAAGAAACGGTCGCCGCTGGCGCCGCCGCGTTCTAAGCGAGTCGTTTTCTAACGAAGGTTCCTGCCAAAGCATGCACTCTGCCCAGGGCCTTCTCTCTCTGAGGGGGCCAAGCGGCGTGCGAATTGGTTTGGCCGTTCGCTCTAAGTCGCGATAGAATTAATGATATGAAGCTAACGCACACCCAACACATCGCCTTCGACCCGAGTGTCTACGGCGGCAGGCCTTGCATCGCCGGCACCCGTGTCCGGGTCTGGGATATTTACGTCGCCTCGGAGGTTCGTGGCGAGAGCCCAGACCAGATCGCCGCCCAGTATCCGGGGTTAACGCTCGCCCAAGTTCACGCGGCGCTTGCTCACTACTGGGATAACCACGACGCGATCGACCGCGAGATGCGTGAGGCGGATGAGTTTGCCGAGACGCTCCGCAATACGACTGGGCCGGGCTCTTTGGCGAGAAAGCTCGCCAGCATGGACGAAGGCAGTGATTCGATTTCTTCTTGACGAGAATGTTCCCCAAGCCGTCGCCCGCGGGCTGCGGCTCTGCGGCGCTGAGGTTGTGACCACCGCCGACCTCGGGCTGCTCTAGGCCGGGGACGAAGAAATCGACGCCTTCGCGCTGCGGGAGGGCTTCGTCCTCTTTACCCAAGACGACGACTTCCTACGGCTGTACCAGGCCGGAACGCCACACGGCGGAGTCGTCGACGCCAAACAGGACGCCCGCACGCTCGGGGAGGTGATCCGCTACCTCGACCTGATACGACAGTGTCTTGAGCCCGAAGAGATGCGAGGGCAAGTCGAGTACCTGTAAAGAAGTGCGACGAATGAGGTTATGCGGCGGCGCTCGGCTCTCTCTTGGCGTTGATGCGGCGCCAGTGTTCAAAGAGAGCCGCTTCGAGGTAAGTGGCGTAGTGCGGCGACGATTCGGCGTCCGCGCTGCGGAGCGACTTGCTATAAGCGGTACTCCTCGCGACCGCCTCTTCGCGGAACCGTGTGTACGCCTCCTCGTCCAAAGACTCCATGAAAGCTCGGAACGCGGTTTTTTGCTGCTGGCGTTCTTGCTCATCGCTCGAAGTGAGTTGGGTTGTCCGACGCATGCGCCGTGACTCGGCCGCTTCCGAGGCTTTTTGTTTGCGGTCTCTTTCCTCCGAGGAGACGTAGTCGTCGCGGAACTTGTAGGGCTTTTCGGTGGTGATGCTGTTGCGGAGCCATCCGGGGCCGACCCGTTCACCGCTGTCGCGGCGGTGGTCGTAGTTGGCGATGGCCTGATGGATCTGATCTCGGTTGGTTTTAGTGACTAGTTCTTCGGCGCCGCCAACGCCGCGGCGGCGTAGTTCGCCAACGAGAGGGTCTCTGTTCTCCCTGACGGTTTCAATCGCGTGGTAGACGACCTCGGCCTCGGGGCCTCGGCCGACGTACTCTGCGCGGCAGAACCCTTTTTGTTCCAGCTCGGTGTGGGCTTTCTTGAGCGTCGCCTTGATCTGGCCGTTGTGGTTCTTATCGCTGAGGCCGATCTTGTTCACCGCGTAGTGCTTGAGACCCATGCGGACGCACTTGGCGTGGTAGAACCGCTTGCCAAGGAATCGGTAGGCCCGCCGCGACACGGCGCTCTCAAGTCCCAGCAAGAAGTCGTAGTCGAGGTTCCGAAGATTCCTCGCCTCAAAACTCTCCCACATAAAATCTCCCCACACAAAAAATGCTCTCTCGGGGAGCCCTGTGTCCGGGTCGCGGCCGCTCGACTGCCACCGGTCGAGGATCCCGACCACGTCGCGGACCGGCTTGCGCTTGCCCTTGTGCCAATAGGCGCCCTCGGAAACCACCGAAAGAGTCGAGTACCGGTCGAGCGCTCGGCGGAGTCGTGCGTAAGCGGGGCCGTCGGTCTTCCAGCGCATCGCCCGAAGAAACGAGGCCGGCTCAAAGTCCACGCGGCGGCTTACAAAGCCCGCTTCCTTGGTCGCTCTCAGGCAGCCCATCAGCACCTCGTCATCGACCGAAGTGGGGAGCCCGAACGGCGCCTGGCCGCGGACGGTAATCCGCTGAACAATCCGTTGGCAGGTCTTGGGGTCGGTAGCCTCGTCCTCAAACACCAAGCAATCAACGCCTTCGGGGACCCGTTCGCCGATCATGCTGAGCGGGAACTCGGCGAGATTCATCTCGTCAGAAATCATCTGGGGTCTTTTCGTTGGTCGCACACGCCTCCTTTGTCAAAGCCAAAAAAAGTTCTTCTACGTCGCGTCTAGATATCTAACTTTCTAGATCTCTAGATAAGGGGTCTCTAACGGCCTGAAACGACTCGAGAATACGGGCCGTTCTGTCGGTCAGGTAACGACCAACTGTCGGTCGTCCAACGAGCCACTGTCGGTCAAGTAACGAAGCATCCGTCGGCCAGATAACGCTGATTGGCGGCCGTTCAACGCCAGAACTGTCGGTCAAATAACGCCACCTATAGTTCTCGCTGAGCGCCAGAGGCGTCTCTGCTTAAACTCCCTTAAAGCAACCATAGATCGGCTTTGGGTTTCGCAGCAAGACTTTAATTGTCGTCTCGTCATCGGACTCGCTTGGTGACGGCGACCGACATGCGCCCCTTCCAGTCCGAGCTCGATTCGTGTCGGCAGTCTTCGCGGGTCTTGGCGGTGGCCACGTTTGCTGAAAGGAGGAAGACGACGCCCCAGCCGTAGGGTGAGGGTGTCGTCTTCCTCCTTTCAGCAAACACAAGCCACCATGTCTGACCAAGCCCACTCCAACCAGCCGCCAGAACCGAAGGCCGGCGCCGCCGAGCCGGCGGAACGCGTCGAACCGTCTCAGGAAGAACTCCGCAAACGCTATCTTGAGCAGCAACGGCGGATGCGGTGCGCCGGATGTGGCGAGAGCGAAGAGTATTTCTAGACGCCGTCTATCTTCTGCGACGAGATTTCCTTGCGGCTCATGCCCGATGTCACGCTCGCTCGCCAGATCGACTGAACTCCACTTGACGCCGTAGGAAGCGATTCTCGACCGACCCTTCCTCTCCCCTAGGCCAACCCACTATCGTCCCGCTACGGGAAAGACAGGGCCCTTCTCGCCTGTCTTGTGTTTCAAGCAGCGAGCGAGTTTGTCTCGATACCTCCAGTCAACTTGTCGGCTTCGCGCGTGCGTGCGTGAGTACTCTGGTGACTGATAAAACAAGTCCGTCGCCGGTTGCGAACTTTGCCAATAAAGCTACTTGCCACTTTGCTAGCAGGCGTGGTAGCGTCGACGTGTGAGCAAAGTGATTGAGCCCGGTATCGGGCAAGCCTTCGTGATTGGATTCTGTAACGGCAAAGGGGGACCCGGCAAAACGACCCTTGCCCTGAACTCGGCGGTCGAGCTTTTTGACCAGGGCCGCCGCGTCGCCTTCATCGACGGAGAAGAAGGGGGTATCAACGCCGGGGCGCTCAGCCGCTTTGAGCCGAGGATCGAGACCCGCAAGGCGAAGACCGCCTTCGAGATCGACGACGCCATCCAGGAACTAGGCCAGAATCACGATGTCGTCCTCTTCGACGCCCCTGGACAGACATCGGGCGAAGAGGTTGCGACCATCTGTTCGGTGGCGGACCTGGTTGTCGTTCCCATCAAGCTCTCGCTGAAAGACGTTCGCGGGAGCAACTCGGTGCTGCGGATGATCCGGCGACTCCAGCTCCGTCAAAATGGCATGCCCGAATCGGCTATAGTATTCAACGAAGTCCGGCCGCTGGGCGAGGGTAGGAGGAGCCGAAGCGCTGCGAGCTACCGACGGCAACTCTCGGACGCTGGGTACCAAGTCGCCCGGTCCGAGATCAGGTTCTACGAGTGGCACCGGCTTTGTGAGTTCGTGACCCGCGACCCGAGCGCCAATCTTCAGAAGAGCAGCGACAAGTGTGCGATGGACATCGCGGCGTTCGTGTATGAGGTCATCTTACGCCGGCTGCCACAGCTTGAGAGGGCGGCCAATGAGTAAGACGGTGGCCTACGACATCTCGGCGGAGATCGACCCGGTCGAAAGGATCGACGAGGTCCAGGCGAAGCTCGAACGGCGACGCCTCGAACGTCAGCGACAAACAAGCGCCGACAGCATCGACTCGTATCATTCTTCAACAAGGTCAACCTCACGGACAGGCGACGAAGCTGCTGCGAAGAATCGGGCCGATGCTGCCGCGAAGAAGAAGCGGCAAGACGAAGAACGTCGTCGAGAAGAACGAGCGCTGGAACTCCGCGAGAGCCGCTGGATCACCGCCGGACACAAGGTCCGCGAAAAAAGGGTCGAGTTTCTTGAGAGGGTCTTCTTTCGGCTTAAAGCGGATGGCGAGTTCCGGGGCACCAAGCAGGAGTTTTTTGACGAGGGGCTGGCGATGCTAGAAAACAAATACTCTTCGACGGCGAAGCCAGAAAGCTAAATAAGGCGAAAAAAGCCGCGCCGTCGGCCGTGTGCTAGCTGGTGGTGCGGCTTCGGGGGTATGCGCGACAGACTACCCCGTTGGCTCCCGACGGTGCTCATGGTTGAGCATGGTTGCCACTCCCCAACGGTGAGATAAGATCGCTGGAAAGGCCAGTGCGATCGCGCGTCAACTCACATGGCGGTAAGGACTTGGAAGCGGTAGTCGTCGCTCCGTGCGGCTTTAAGGCGTTTGTTTTTTGACGCCGACCTTCGCTGTGGTGTGGTTCTTCAAGAGGCTGAGAGCCGCTCGCCTCAGAGGCTGAAGTTGGTGTCGGCGTGGCCCTTACGTATTCGGGACGGGTCCTCGCCGTCACGTCGAGCTGCCAGTGCAACGAATTCTCGATGCCTTAGTGCCCGCGGACCACCGTGGTGAACTTCTCTCCGCACAGCCAACGACTCGTGATGTAGTAACGCGTGTCGAAATTCACCAACTGGGGGTGCTAGGCGCCAGTCGGAGCTGGCCCGCTTCGAACGTTCGCCTGTGGCCAGCGGCAGGGGCCGATGGATCACGAGAAGCTGGCCCAAACATGATATTCGTGCGTTGCAAGGCGGGACCCCCAATCGGGGAGGGCTGGGTTGACTTTGCGGGCATCGGCCATTTCGGATAATCTGATTGACATGGGGTTGCCGATTTTAACCGCGGTAGAGCCCTTCTTACCCTTTGCTGGCCGTATGCTCCGCATCGCCGACAACCTGAAGCACGCGGTCGCCATCGTGGCGGTCTTGCTGTCATTGTCGGCGATGGCCCAGAGCGCTGGGATCTACTGCTACTTCGGGGCTTGCGAAGCCGGCCCAGCCGCAAGCGAGGCCGCCTCGGGCGGCTGTTGCCATAGCCACACGTGCAAGGCGGACGAGGAGCCGAAGCCACGAGAGGGCGGACGCAGTCAGCATCGCCACGAGCCTTGCCCTTGCCCAGACAGTTGCTGGTGCCAGCAGGCGCCGCAGCCTTCTGTGTTGCCGAAGTCGATTGGCGAACCGGTCGAATTGGCTTTCCTCAGCGTTCTGGCTGTCTGCGACGACGTTGTTGGCGACAGAGAGTCGGATCTTCGGGCGAACATCGCCTGGTCCGTCCCGCCCGGCCTGTCCGAACAGTCGGCTGTCGATCGCTGCGCGAAGCTGTGCCGGTTCTTGATCTGAATTCTCTCGAAGCGCGAGGCCTTCTGCCTCCGCGTACGCGTCTGAGCTGTCGCTGAGAGGCGACCCGTGTTGCTCAGGCTCACCCAGGTTCCGTTACACGCTGGCAGCCTGCGCGCGGTTGCGCGGTACACAGCGGTAGCAGTCAGGTAGCACCCCAAGTGCAAGGAAGAGGTATGCGCACAGCAATATCGAGGCTGATTGTCTTCACGCTCGTCTACGCATCCGCGTCGGCGACAGCTCCCGCCCAGTCGCCGAACCCGCACGCGGCCGACGCCCAGGTCCAAGTCGCGGCTCCAGAGATGTGCTGCAAGGGCTGCGCTCAGAAGGTGTCCGGACAGCTCTACACACTGAAAGGAGTCAGGTCGGTAGAGGTGGATATCCCGGCGCGCACCGTGACGGTGACGCTGCCGACCCCAAGCGCCTCGACGCTGGGGAGGGTCTGGCAAGCCACCGAGCAAGGAGACGGGGGCCCGACGGAGTTGAGCACCGCGACCGCCGCGTATCGGTTGGTTCGACCCGAGAGTGAGCACGAGCTGCGCGCCGTCCAGCAGATGGGCTCAACGCAGCACGTCGTGGTCGACAACCTCCACTGCAACGGATGCGCTCAGAAGATCGCCTCCCAGCTATATGCCCTGAGGGGAGTCAGTAAGGTGAGCGTCGACATGCAGCGTGAGACCTTGATTGTCGAGACGAACGCGAGAGAGCCGGTCTCTCCATGGCTCGTCGTCGAGGCGGTATTGGCAGCGAATGAACGCCCCGTCGCGGTTCGTGGCAACTACGGCGCTCTGTCGATTTCCTGGGCGGTCGAAGCCGCTCCGAAGCCCAGCCATCAAGCCCAACAACCTGTACTTGGAGGATTCCAGAGATGAGGTGGACTTTCCTAGCACTGATCGCGGTCGCGCCGGCTTTGCCTTCACTGACAGGTTGTGGCAGCGCCCCGGCCGCCGAGGCAACCGCACCTTCTGGCATAAAGGGGAGTGACTTCCTGCTCAGCGAAGAGCCCGACGGCGCCGTGGGCGTGATCGCTGCACGCGAGGCGGCCGAGGACGGCGTTCCCCTGGTGCTGGTCGGTCGTGTGGGCGGCTCGGCCAACCCGTGGATCGAGGGCCGCGCCGCCTTCATGGTGCTCGACGCTTCGATGAGCGTCGTCGCCGAAGGGGAGGAATCGGCCGAGGGCGAGCTCTGCACGGGCGACTGCTGCGCCACCGAACGCCTGGCTTGTACGACGCTGGTGAAGGTCGTGGACGCCAGCGGGCAAGTGGTTCCGGTCGATACACGGAAGTTGCTCGGATTGAAGGAGTCCGACATGGTCGTCGTCGAGGGCACGGCCAAGAAGGACAAGAGCGGCAACTTCTCGATGCTGGTCAACCACGTCTTTATTCGCAACTAAGGGCGTCCGCCGCGCCCGCCACCGGGAGACCATCGCCTTGCTCGTAACAAAGCTACTTCCGTGGGACTACGGCGTGCGGAACTTGCTCCGACGCCCTTCCCGCAGCGTGCTCACATTTGGAGGACTGACGATCGTCGTGTTGCTGGTGCTCGTGGTGGTCGGGTTCATACGCGGCCTGGAGAAGTCTCTAGCCGCGACCGGCAACCCCAACGTGGTGCTCGTCTACTCACTGTCGTCAGCCGCGGACGTTGAGAACTCGTCGATCCCCGGCAGCACCGCTTCGTTGCTGTCGGCGAGTGTGGACGGGGTCCGTGTGGCCAACGGCGTCGAGTACGTCTCGCCGGAGTTGTATCTCGCCACGCGGATCACCGCGCCCGGCATGAAGGAGCCAGGCATGGGGTTGGTCAGGGGGGTCACGACGAGAGCGCCCCTCGTACGCGACCGCGTGCAGATCGTGGAGGGCGACTGGCCGCAGGCGGGTGAAGTTTTGGTGGGGCGGCTTGCCCACTCGAAGCTGGGCGCTAACGAAGAGGACCTGGCGATTGGTAGTGAGGTCTCGTTCGACGGCCGGTCGTGGACCGTTAGCGGGCGGTTTACAGCGGCGGGGTCGGCGTTCGAGTCGGAGGTGTGGGCGCCGCTGGCGGACCTTCAGACGACCCTCAAGCGCCAAGACCTCAGCTTAGTCGCTGTTGGGATGGATTCGCCCCAGCAGGCCGCCGACGTCGACATGTTCTGCCGAGAACGGGTCGATCTGGAGCTGAGGGCCGTTTCGGAGAGCGCGTACTACGCCGCGTTGCAGAAGCACTACAAGCCGGTTCGCATGCTGGGCTGGGTTGTAGTCGCCCTGGTGGCCGGTTCCGGGGTGTTCGCGGGTTTGAACACGATGTACGGCGCTGTGGTCGGCCGCGTGCGAGAGCTGGCGACCCTGCAAGCGATGGGCTACCGACGCCGAGCGATCCTGCTCACGCTAGTGCAGGAAGCAACCCTGCTCGCCTGCGCCGCCGCCCTCGCGGCGTGCGTTCTAGGGCTCTTGCTGGTCGACGGCGCCGCGGTGCGGTTCACGATGGGCGCGTTCATGCTGCGGGTCGACAGCGTCGGTGTTGCGGTCGCTTGCGCGGTCGCAGCGTTGCTGGGAGTCGTGGGGGCCCTCCCCCCGGCGGCGAAGGCGATGCGACTTCCGGTCGTCGAAGCGATCAAAGCAATCTAGAGGCGTTAGGGAACGATCAGACGGAGACCCGATGTCAGAACAATCACTACAACTCGATCTCAGCCAGCTGGCCGTCGATCGCGGCGGCGCGAAGGCGGCTCGACTGAAGACGAGACGCCCGTGGCTAACGCGTTACGTTGTGCCGCTGGCGATCATTACAGGCTTCATTGGGTTATTCGGCTGGGCGGCTCGTGAGAGTTTCCTCCCGGCGCAGGCCGTCACCGTCACGCCAGTGGTTGTCACCAAGGCGGAGGTCAAGCAGGAAGGCGCCCCACTGTTCCAAGCC from Botrimarina mediterranea encodes:
- a CDS encoding replication initiator protein A is translated as MISDEMNLAEFPLSMIGERVPEGVDCLVFEDEATDPKTCQRIVQRITVRGQAPFGLPTSVDDEVLMGCLRATKEAGFVSRRVDFEPASFLRAMRWKTDGPAYARLRRALDRYSTLSVVSEGAYWHKGKRKPVRDVVGILDRWQSSGRDPDTGLPERAFFVWGDFMWESFEARNLRNLDYDFLLGLESAVSRRAYRFLGKRFYHAKCVRMGLKHYAVNKIGLSDKNHNGQIKATLKKAHTELEQKGFCRAEYVGRGPEAEVVYHAIETVRENRDPLVGELRRRGVGGAEELVTKTNRDQIHQAIANYDHRRDSGERVGPGWLRNSITTEKPYKFRDDYVSSEERDRKQKASEAAESRRMRRTTQLTSSDEQERQQQKTAFRAFMESLDEEAYTRFREEAVARSTAYSKSLRSADAESSPHYATYLEAALFEHWRRINAKREPSAAA
- the ssb gene encoding single-stranded DNA-binding protein; translation: MASFNRVILLGNLTADPELRYTAGKKAVVDVGIAVNERYKKDDEVVEEVSFIDVTFFGRTAEIVNEFLSKGAPALIEGRFRQERWEKDGHKRSRIKVIADRLTLVGPRPQPEEEEETVAAGAAAF
- a CDS encoding AbrB/MazE/SpoVT family DNA-binding domain-containing protein, encoding MRWTFLALIAVAPALPSLTGCGSAPAAEATAPSGIKGSDFLLSEEPDGAVGVIAAREAAEDGVPLVLVGRVGGSANPWIEGRAAFMVLDASMSVVAEGEESAEGELCTGDCCATERLACTTLVKVVDASGQVVPVDTRKLLGLKESDMVVVEGTAKKDKSGNFSMLVNHVFIRN
- the mobF gene encoding MobF family relaxase, with the protein product MLSLKPLGATNNELTYYANLGEAESADYYSEDGARPGRWRGAGAEMLGLSGDVDPLVFRNLLEGKNPDGTKSLVQNQRGVRGRRAGFDLTFSLPKSFSVLWSQASEAERKKLDAVAELAILRTLGVVEELCGKTRRGKGSQVTESAKILFAVFSHDTARGIPGEAPDANRHYHCVMPNVALRVDGTSGSVDARPLFARRMKNALGSLFRAEASMLLREELGVETYRPQKEGRDEPVSWWEVTGVPLGLVKAMSKRRTEIEDWLRRTGLSGARAAEKAALVTRQGKTKHTRRELDVAWREQASVWGFGAQEVTKLFGEARSLSADEKLTGSKNAVARSLSMLLDHQARFTRNELLELAAIEAQCQGIGIDDVADAVEQELTTSREIVRLQDKDRVPSYTTREMVRLEQSTVERATRLAGRRGHAQSHSQVEACLSQHKTLKSEQCEAVRQVTSGGDLVSITGFAGTGKTYMLGVAKELLEASGYKLLGTSLAAKAAKVLEADSGIPSTHLDQLFLDLERRYRTLDDKTVVVVDEAGTVGTRHLASLLQRVEKARAKIVLVGDERQTQAVAAGAPFRKISELVGTTAMTQIVRQQEPWARRVVLDLRAGEAASALSALDRRRRLFIEPEREDALEGLCEEWERIAFSGGGVANTLVMASTILDVRELNRRLQDVMRRHCQLGDYGVEVDGLCIHLGDRVMLTRNNRLLGVENGSTGEITGAWGTRLSVRLDSRFEVEIDVEEFPHLTLAYAQTVHKSQGSTCENALYYIGAMSTDRELSYVAASRARHATYLYTYEAAALDIDGLAGMMSLSRPNEMAIQHTLEGTR
- a CDS encoding ABC transporter permease; this translates as MLVTKLLPWDYGVRNLLRRPSRSVLTFGGLTIVVLLVLVVVGFIRGLEKSLAATGNPNVVLVYSLSSAADVENSSIPGSTASLLSASVDGVRVANGVEYVSPELYLATRITAPGMKEPGMGLVRGVTTRAPLVRDRVQIVEGDWPQAGEVLVGRLAHSKLGANEEDLAIGSEVSFDGRSWTVSGRFTAAGSAFESEVWAPLADLQTTLKRQDLSLVAVGMDSPQQAADVDMFCRERVDLELRAVSESAYYAALQKHYKPVRMLGWVVVALVAGSGVFAGLNTMYGAVVGRVRELATLQAMGYRRRAILLTLVQEATLLACAAALAACVLGLLLVDGAAVRFTMGAFMLRVDSVGVAVACAVAALLGVVGALPPAAKAMRLPVVEAIKAI
- a CDS encoding ParA family protein, which gives rise to MSKVIEPGIGQAFVIGFCNGKGGPGKTTLALNSAVELFDQGRRVAFIDGEEGGINAGALSRFEPRIETRKAKTAFEIDDAIQELGQNHDVVLFDAPGQTSGEEVATICSVADLVVVPIKLSLKDVRGSNSVLRMIRRLQLRQNGMPESAIVFNEVRPLGEGRRSRSAASYRRQLSDAGYQVARSEIRFYEWHRLCEFVTRDPSANLQKSSDKCAMDIAAFVYEVILRRLPQLERAANE
- a CDS encoding DUF433 domain-containing protein; translated protein: MKLTHTQHIAFDPSVYGGRPCIAGTRVRVWDIYVASEVRGESPDQIAAQYPGLTLAQVHAALAHYWDNHDAIDREMREADEFAETLRNTTGPGSLARKLASMDEGSDSISS
- a CDS encoding heavy-metal-associated domain-containing protein yields the protein MRTAISRLIVFTLVYASASATAPAQSPNPHAADAQVQVAAPEMCCKGCAQKVSGQLYTLKGVRSVEVDIPARTVTVTLPTPSASTLGRVWQATEQGDGGPTELSTATAAYRLVRPESEHELRAVQQMGSTQHVVVDNLHCNGCAQKIASQLYALRGVSKVSVDMQRETLIVETNAREPVSPWLVVEAVLAANERPVAVRGNYGALSISWAVEAAPKPSHQAQQPVLGGFQR
- a CDS encoding exonuclease domain-containing protein, which codes for MKQRETLIFVDIETAGIGPKAPIIELAAVAVESGSYRELDALEMKVAFEMKDASPRSLGVTKFSPSAWQRYALPPEDAAAKLAVFLHRHATKQVLSKKPPMSHRVARFAGYHGDFDAVRLRDWATRLGVYLPIRRRTLCVLQRTLWFFEENQGLAPPEDFKLATVAQHLGLSARPTHSALDDVRATVELARRLAEYNRITNTRTA